The Halichoerus grypus chromosome 14, mHalGry1.hap1.1, whole genome shotgun sequence genome contains a region encoding:
- the GAS1 gene encoding growth arrest-specific protein 1, whose product MVAGLLGGGGGARAGTVPGAWLCLMALLQLLGSAPRGSGLAHGRRLICWQALLQCQGEPECSYAYNQYAEACAPVLAQRGGGDAPGAAAAAFPASAASFSSRWRCPSHCISALIQLNHTRRGPALEDCDCAQDENCKSTKRAIEPCLPRTSSGGAGGPGAGGVMGCTEARRRCDRDSRCNLALSRYLTYCGKLFNGLRCTDECRTVIEDMLAVPKAALLNDCVCDGLERPICESVKENMARLCFGAELGNGPGSSGSDGGLDDYYDEDYDDEQRAGGAGSEQLLDDDDGVPHPPRPGGGAAAAGGRGDLPYGPGRRSSGGGRSAPGAAWTPLATILLLLLLPRLV is encoded by the coding sequence ATGGTGGCAGGGCTgctgggcggcggcggcggggcccgcGCGGGGACCGTGCCGGGCGCCTGGCTGTGCCTGATGGCgctgctgcagctgctgggcTCGGCGCCGCGGGGCTCGGGGCTGGCGCACGGCCGCCGCCTCATCTGCTGGCAGGCGCTGCTGCAGTGCCAGGGGGAGCCGGAGTGCAGCTACGCCTACAACCAGTACGCCGAGGCGTGCGCGCCGGTGCTGGCGCAGCGCGGCGGGGGCGACGCgccgggggccgccgccgccgccttccCGGCCTCGGCCGCCTCGTTCTCGTCGCGCTGGCGCTGCCCGAGCCACTGCATCTCGGCGCTCATTCAGCTCAACCACACGCGCCGCGGGCCCGCCCTGGAGGACTGTGACTGCGCGCAGGACGAGAACTGCAAGTCCACCAAGCGCGCCATTGAGCCGTGCCTGCCCCGGACGAGcagcggcggcgcgggcggcccGGGCGCGGGCGGGGTCATGGGCTGCACCGAGGCCCGGCGGCGCTGCGACCGCGACAGCCGCTGCAACCTGGCCCTCAGCCGCTACCTGACCTACTGCGGCAAGCTCTTCAACGGGCTGCGCTGCACCGACGAGTGCCGCACGGTCATCGAGGACATGCTGGCCGTGCCCAAGGCGGCGCTGCTCAACGACTGCGTGTGTGACGGTCTGGAGCGGCCCATCTGCGAGTCGGTCAAGGAGAACATGGCCCGCCTGTGCTTCGGGGCCGAGCTGGGCAACGGCCCGGGCAGCAGCGGCTCGGACGGGGGCCTGGACGACTACTACGACGAGGACTACGACGACGAGCAGCGCGCCGGGGGCGCGGGCAGCGAGCAGCTGCTGGATGACGACGACGGCGTCCCGCACCCGCCGCGCCCGGGCGGCGGCGCTGCAGCGGCGGGCGGCCGCGGGGATCTGCCTTACGGGCCCGGGCGCAGGAGCAGCGGCGGTGGCCGCTCGGCGCCCGGAGCCGCCTGGACCCCGCTCGCCACCatcttgctgctgctgctgctcccgCGGCTCGTTTAG